The following coding sequences lie in one Alloacidobacterium dinghuense genomic window:
- a CDS encoding ABC transporter permease, with protein MRWRRKRNELDAEIEAHFRMAVAERVMRGEDEAAARRAVEREIGNVALVKDVAREAWGWVWLERLLQDVRYAVRQLRKSPAFAVTVIATLALGIAAPAAMFTVVDRVMLRPLPYRDAGRLVYINDASQRNEHDYRAGAPYLDLEEWRKWSRSFESIGFFVQANGRNFLEGKTVTEGVAFYKVSANLFGVLGTAPALGRDFRNDPDGFAKNADERSVVISDALWRSMFGGEPNVLGQSVKISGEPYVVVGVMPRGFSFPFDPETPEVWSLAQLGDTDNGRTDGTPLYTVLGRLNSGVRAAQGEAELTTLQKQIAVGYVDPEIRQERSGVWIGSYSGSLVEKDTKRALEMLLAASGVLWLIACVNVTNLLLARAMVRQREVAVRGALGAGRWRIMQQFMAEGLLLSGCGALIGIGLALIAVKLFAGGIKHHLPFPVAIAPDWRMIAGLLLLTVVSALVSSIWPAWMAAHAPIEPALKQGGLQAGNARGQHRMRGVLVVVEIALSLTLLVGCGLLLRTIYALRHVPLGFRTDRIIVANLHIPGYKFGGQNMTHSLYLPLLERAKHLPGVQSAGLMTEVPLGGTFNIHLELKMDASQSPNRKSWKVVSLLKAATPDLQQVFGFKMLAGRFFNQQDTPSSQPVFVVNRAFAREYSPDQQDLSKVIGMKLWHITEGKDAEIVGVLDDMRQSAVAEPSTPEIEASISQITPESGVYKTLEGIAMDLAVRTDRDPKVMIPELREVLRQADPALAGSNFTTMNQVVEDSFGSQRLAAHLLEIFGGSALLLCVAGLYGLLAYVVSQRTRELGVRLALGAQRGDLLWLVLRQASVMLVSGVVIGLGLALASGRVVRSYLYGVSARDGWTLGFVALTLMSIGLLAAYLPARRAAMVNPMEALRAE; from the coding sequence ATGAGGTGGCGGCGGAAGAGGAACGAACTGGATGCGGAGATTGAGGCGCATTTCCGCATGGCCGTGGCGGAGCGGGTGATGCGCGGGGAAGATGAAGCGGCTGCACGCCGTGCAGTGGAGCGCGAGATAGGGAATGTCGCTCTCGTTAAGGATGTGGCTCGTGAGGCGTGGGGATGGGTGTGGCTGGAGCGGCTGCTGCAGGATGTGCGCTATGCGGTTCGGCAGCTGCGGAAATCGCCTGCGTTTGCGGTGACAGTGATTGCGACGCTGGCGCTGGGGATTGCTGCTCCCGCGGCCATGTTTACGGTTGTCGACCGGGTGATGTTGCGGCCGCTGCCTTATAGAGATGCGGGCAGACTTGTTTATATCAACGATGCGAGCCAGAGAAATGAGCACGATTACAGAGCCGGCGCGCCGTATCTCGATCTGGAGGAGTGGCGGAAGTGGAGCAGGAGCTTCGAGAGCATCGGATTTTTTGTGCAGGCGAACGGGCGGAATTTTCTCGAAGGAAAAACGGTGACAGAAGGCGTGGCCTTCTACAAGGTGAGCGCGAATTTATTCGGCGTGCTCGGAACTGCTCCGGCGCTGGGGCGTGATTTCCGCAACGATCCGGATGGGTTTGCAAAGAACGCCGATGAAAGGAGCGTGGTCATCAGTGATGCTCTTTGGCGGTCGATGTTTGGCGGCGAGCCGAACGTTCTGGGTCAGTCGGTAAAGATCAGCGGCGAGCCTTATGTGGTGGTGGGTGTCATGCCGCGCGGATTTTCTTTTCCCTTCGATCCGGAGACTCCGGAGGTGTGGAGCCTGGCGCAGTTGGGTGATACGGACAATGGTCGCACGGATGGAACGCCACTGTACACCGTGCTTGGACGGTTGAATTCCGGCGTGAGGGCCGCGCAGGGGGAAGCGGAGCTGACGACGCTGCAGAAGCAGATTGCGGTTGGATATGTAGATCCTGAGATACGGCAAGAGCGTTCCGGAGTATGGATTGGAAGCTATTCCGGATCGTTAGTTGAGAAAGACACGAAGCGCGCGTTGGAAATGTTGCTGGCTGCTTCAGGCGTGCTCTGGCTGATTGCCTGCGTGAATGTGACGAATCTTCTGCTGGCGCGCGCGATGGTGCGCCAGCGCGAAGTTGCCGTGCGTGGCGCTCTGGGCGCGGGACGGTGGCGCATCATGCAGCAGTTTATGGCGGAGGGATTGCTGCTGAGCGGATGCGGCGCACTGATCGGGATTGGGCTGGCGCTGATAGCGGTCAAATTGTTTGCTGGCGGAATCAAGCATCATCTGCCGTTTCCGGTGGCAATTGCTCCGGACTGGCGGATGATTGCCGGGCTGTTGTTGCTGACGGTTGTTTCTGCGCTGGTTTCGTCGATCTGGCCAGCATGGATGGCGGCACATGCTCCGATTGAACCGGCGTTGAAGCAGGGTGGACTGCAGGCAGGGAACGCGCGCGGACAACATCGTATGCGCGGTGTGTTGGTGGTGGTTGAGATTGCTTTGTCGCTGACGTTGCTGGTCGGTTGCGGGTTGTTGCTGAGGACGATCTATGCGCTGCGGCATGTGCCGCTTGGATTTCGTACCGACCGTATCATTGTGGCGAATTTGCATATCCCCGGTTACAAATTCGGGGGCCAGAACATGACGCATAGTCTTTATCTACCGCTGCTGGAGCGAGCGAAGCACTTGCCGGGCGTGCAATCCGCGGGGCTGATGACGGAGGTGCCGCTGGGAGGGACATTCAATATTCATCTTGAATTGAAGATGGACGCTTCGCAGTCTCCGAACAGAAAATCGTGGAAAGTAGTCAGTCTGCTGAAAGCTGCGACACCGGATTTGCAACAGGTATTTGGTTTCAAGATGTTGGCAGGGCGTTTTTTCAATCAGCAGGATACGCCATCGTCGCAGCCGGTATTCGTCGTCAATCGCGCCTTTGCTCGAGAGTATTCACCAGACCAGCAGGACTTGAGCAAGGTAATCGGAATGAAGCTGTGGCACATTACTGAGGGGAAAGATGCAGAGATTGTAGGCGTGCTTGACGACATGCGGCAAAGTGCGGTCGCTGAGCCATCGACGCCGGAGATTGAGGCCTCGATTTCGCAGATCACCCCTGAGAGCGGAGTTTATAAGACGCTGGAGGGGATTGCGATGGATCTGGCGGTGCGTACGGATCGCGATCCGAAGGTGATGATTCCCGAGTTGCGCGAGGTGTTAAGGCAGGCTGATCCGGCGCTTGCTGGGAGCAACTTTACGACTATGAACCAGGTGGTCGAGGATTCGTTTGGCAGCCAGCGGCTGGCGGCGCATCTGCTGGAGATTTTTGGCGGGTCGGCGCTGCTGTTGTGCGTGGCGGGATTGTATGGGTTGCTGGCTTATGTTGTTTCGCAGCGGACGCGCGAGCTTGGCGTGCGTCTCGCGCTGGGGGCGCAGCGCGGCGATCTGCTGTGGCTGGTGTTGCGGCAGGCTTCGGTGATGCTTGTTTCTGGTGTGGTGATTGGGCTGGGGCTGGCTCTCGCTTCGGGGCGGGTGGTGCGGAGTTATCTGTATGGGGTGAGTGCTCGGGATGGTTGGACGCTTGGGTTTGTGGCTTTGACTTTGATGTCGATTGGGTTACTTGCGGCCTATTTGCCGGCGCGACGGGCGGCTATGGTGAACCCTATGGAGGCGCTTCGGGCTGAGTGA
- the ftsY gene encoding signal recognition particle-docking protein FtsY, with protein sequence MIQTLFGSLNEPEKKSIFDRMKEAVTRTRDSLGERIESVIALTREVDEGALEELEMSLLASDLGVTTTTEIIDALRERAKRQQIRDGAELKELLKAQIKGILDDQQRPPHVVNSPPEVIMMVGVNGTGKTTTTGKLAAYFRAQGKSVLMCAADTFRAAAIEQLEVWGQRSGVEIIKTRQGGDPSAALFDALQAAKARSNDVLIVDTAGRLHTKNSLMAELDKMRRTTQRIVPDAPHEVLLVMDATTGQNGLQQARLFTESAGVTGIVLTKLDGTAKGGIVVAIARELELPVRFVGVGEKIEDLLPFDSAAFVDSLLGA encoded by the coding sequence ATGATTCAAACGCTGTTTGGCAGCCTGAACGAACCAGAAAAGAAGAGCATATTCGACCGGATGAAAGAGGCGGTCACGCGCACGCGCGACAGCCTTGGCGAGCGGATCGAGAGCGTTATCGCGCTTACGCGCGAAGTGGACGAAGGAGCGCTCGAAGAGTTGGAGATGAGTCTGCTTGCCTCCGATCTTGGTGTGACGACGACCACTGAGATCATCGACGCGCTGCGCGAGCGTGCGAAACGTCAGCAGATTCGCGATGGTGCGGAGCTGAAAGAGCTATTGAAGGCGCAGATCAAAGGCATTCTTGATGATCAGCAGCGTCCTCCGCATGTTGTGAACTCGCCTCCAGAAGTGATCATGATGGTCGGAGTGAACGGCACCGGCAAGACGACGACTACAGGAAAACTCGCGGCTTATTTTCGAGCACAGGGCAAGAGCGTGCTGATGTGTGCCGCGGATACTTTCCGTGCCGCCGCCATTGAACAGCTTGAGGTTTGGGGACAGCGGAGCGGAGTCGAGATTATCAAGACGCGTCAGGGTGGTGATCCTTCGGCGGCGCTCTTCGATGCGCTGCAGGCGGCAAAGGCGCGCAGCAATGATGTGCTGATTGTCGATACTGCGGGACGCTTGCACACCAAGAACAGCCTGATGGCAGAACTCGACAAGATGCGGCGAACGACGCAGCGCATCGTTCCCGACGCTCCGCATGAGGTGCTGCTGGTGATGGATGCGACGACGGGTCAGAATGGTCTGCAGCAGGCGCGGTTGTTTACCGAGTCGGCCGGCGTTACGGGCATTGTGCTTACCAAGCTGGATGGCACGGCGAAGGGTGGCATCGTTGTCGCGATTGCGCGGGAGTTGGAGCTGCCTGTGCGCTTTGTTGGCGTTGGCGAGAAGATCGAGGACCTACTGCCGTTCGACAGTGCGGCATTCGTCGATTCGCTGCTTGGAGCTTAG
- a CDS encoding ATP-binding protein yields the protein MNIASTVTAPESLAPRNPTPISEIVAALKRVQQLQGMEEFEYEWLATHGIERFVEPGETIFREGDPANEMTIMLKGEVHVRREHGGPAAFWIGRSGQITGLMPYSRMKTYGGHGYAVAKTWGLRYPKSIFPEMIAALPSMTQRCVSVLLDRVREITRMEQQTEKLNALGKLAGNLAHELNNPASAAQRAASGLLDELHVYGHEKFRLGGLCLSESHLLVVRKWQDAVHAHAKEVRGKTEDIATREDQLSTWLRDHKVEDSWRIAPELAEAGVTPDALECLTGFLDADAITVVLTQLASSLRARGMAEAMLDSTNRIFDLIRAVKDYSYMDQAPIQEIDIPTGLENTLTMLQSRLQHVEIERRYAPDLPHISAYASELNQVWMALLENALDAIADRGKITLSVHVSGDMLLIEVWDDGPGIPPELQDRIFEPFFTTKAPGLGLGLGLDSVQRTIRKHRGYVRVQSEPGATCFQIRLPIEQLQAY from the coding sequence ATGAATATCGCTAGCACCGTAACTGCCCCCGAGAGTCTTGCACCCAGAAATCCGACTCCTATCAGCGAGATCGTCGCCGCGCTCAAGCGCGTCCAACAGCTGCAAGGCATGGAGGAGTTCGAATACGAGTGGCTGGCAACTCACGGCATTGAGCGTTTCGTGGAACCGGGCGAGACCATCTTCCGCGAAGGTGACCCCGCAAACGAAATGACCATCATGCTCAAAGGCGAAGTCCACGTTCGCCGCGAGCACGGCGGCCCGGCTGCGTTCTGGATCGGGCGTTCAGGCCAGATCACCGGCCTTATGCCGTACTCGCGCATGAAGACCTACGGAGGCCACGGCTACGCTGTTGCCAAGACCTGGGGTCTGCGCTATCCAAAATCCATTTTCCCCGAGATGATCGCAGCCCTCCCGTCCATGACCCAGCGCTGTGTCTCCGTGCTCCTTGATCGGGTGCGCGAAATCACCCGCATGGAGCAGCAGACGGAAAAGCTCAACGCGCTCGGCAAGCTCGCCGGGAACCTCGCGCACGAACTCAACAATCCAGCGTCAGCCGCGCAACGTGCCGCATCCGGTCTGCTCGATGAGCTCCATGTCTACGGACACGAAAAGTTTCGCCTCGGCGGTCTTTGCCTCTCTGAGTCGCATCTGCTCGTCGTACGCAAGTGGCAGGACGCCGTGCACGCGCACGCTAAGGAAGTCCGCGGCAAGACCGAAGACATCGCTACGCGCGAAGATCAACTCTCCACGTGGCTGCGCGATCACAAAGTAGAAGATTCGTGGAGAATCGCACCCGAGCTTGCCGAAGCAGGCGTCACGCCGGATGCCCTCGAGTGCCTCACCGGCTTTCTTGACGCTGATGCCATCACCGTAGTCCTCACGCAGCTCGCCTCCTCGCTGCGCGCGCGTGGCATGGCCGAAGCCATGCTCGACTCCACCAACCGCATCTTCGATCTCATCCGCGCCGTCAAAGATTACTCCTACATGGACCAGGCGCCCATCCAGGAGATCGACATCCCGACGGGTCTCGAAAATACGCTGACCATGTTGCAGTCGCGTTTGCAGCACGTCGAGATCGAACGCCGCTACGCGCCCGACCTCCCGCACATCAGCGCCTACGCCAGCGAACTCAACCAGGTCTGGATGGCGCTCCTCGAAAACGCGCTCGACGCCATCGCCGACCGCGGCAAGATCACGCTCAGCGTCCACGTCTCCGGCGACATGCTGCTCATCGAAGTGTGGGACGACGGCCCCGGCATCCCGCCCGAGTTGCAGGACCGCATCTTCGAGCCGTTCTTCACCACGAAAGCACCGGGCCTCGGCCTGGGCCTCGGGCTCGACTCCGTGCAGCGCACGATCCGCAAACACCGCGGCTACGTGCGCGTCCAATCCGAGCCCGGAGCTACCTGCTTCCAGATCCGCCTGCCCATCGAACAACTGCAGGCGTATTAA
- a CDS encoding NAD(P)H-dependent glycerol-3-phosphate dehydrogenase: MSRIAVMGTGAWGTAIALSLARCGDHDLTLWSHSSEVSETIAERGENAAFLAGFPIPKTICVTSKIEEALRAAEIVVSAMPSHHVRASYEQFAPLLRSGQMLVSATKGIEDETLLRMSEVIAQVLGQFDLSLPVGVLSGPSFAQEVAGGSPTAVTIASYDAALAVRIQREFGSQSLRLYTNDDVVGVELGGAVKNVIAIAAGIVSGLGLGHNSAAALITRGIAETTRLAIACGGHSETLSGLSGIGDLVLTCTGSLSRNRTVGIELGKGRKLAAILAGLHGKVAEGVRTTSAALGLARRHQVEMPITEQVAAILQEDKSPLEAMRELMSRPGRVE, encoded by the coding sequence ATGAGCCGCATTGCGGTGATGGGGACCGGTGCGTGGGGTACCGCGATTGCGCTGAGTCTTGCGCGCTGCGGCGACCATGATCTGACCTTGTGGTCGCACTCGTCTGAGGTGAGCGAGACGATTGCGGAGCGTGGCGAGAACGCGGCGTTTCTTGCGGGCTTTCCGATTCCAAAGACGATTTGCGTGACCTCGAAAATTGAGGAAGCGCTGCGCGCCGCTGAAATTGTTGTGAGCGCGATGCCGTCGCATCATGTTCGCGCTAGCTACGAGCAGTTCGCACCCCTTCTGCGTTCCGGCCAGATGCTGGTAAGTGCAACGAAAGGTATCGAAGATGAAACGTTGCTGCGCATGAGCGAAGTGATTGCGCAGGTGCTTGGCCAATTCGATCTCAGTCTGCCGGTAGGTGTGCTCAGCGGGCCATCGTTCGCGCAGGAAGTTGCAGGAGGTTCGCCCACTGCCGTTACGATCGCCTCGTACGATGCCGCGTTAGCTGTACGCATACAGCGGGAATTCGGGAGCCAGTCTTTGCGGCTCTATACAAATGATGATGTTGTTGGCGTGGAGCTGGGCGGCGCGGTTAAGAATGTGATTGCGATTGCTGCGGGCATTGTTTCTGGGCTGGGGCTTGGACATAATAGCGCGGCTGCACTGATTACGCGCGGTATTGCGGAGACAACGCGCCTTGCTATCGCATGTGGTGGCCATAGCGAGACGCTGTCTGGACTCTCGGGAATTGGCGATCTGGTGCTGACGTGTACAGGTTCGCTTTCGCGTAATCGCACGGTTGGGATCGAGTTGGGCAAGGGGCGCAAGCTGGCGGCGATTCTTGCCGGGCTGCATGGCAAGGTTGCTGAGGGCGTGCGAACGACCTCGGCGGCTCTTGGGTTGGCGCGTCGCCATCAGGTCGAGATGCCGATCACCGAGCAGGTAGCCGCGATTCTGCAGGAAGACAAATCTCCGCTTGAGGCCATGCGCGAGCTGATGTCGCGTCCGGGACGCGTCGAGTAG
- a CDS encoding riboflavin synthase encodes MFTGLIEATGKILSVVERAGTRRVAVSAPGLAERLRTGDSVAVSGTCLTALDISVDPPMFHADLAAETVARTSLAGLRPGTVVNLELPTPAGTPLGGHVVQGHVDATGTLLGLEPVSPDADPSKTDWWLRVAVPESVARYVVEKGSIAIEGISLTVAKFDGLSVTIAVIPHTYAHTNLHTLKAGDPVNLEADVMIKFFEQRQKSAPEFELTLDYLIANGY; translated from the coding sequence ATGTTTACTGGACTGATTGAGGCGACGGGAAAAATTTTGAGCGTTGTGGAACGGGCCGGGACGCGGCGGGTTGCCGTGTCGGCTCCCGGCCTGGCGGAGCGGCTGCGGACGGGCGATTCGGTTGCCGTGAGTGGGACTTGCCTCACTGCTCTGGATATTTCGGTCGATCCTCCGATGTTTCATGCCGATCTGGCGGCGGAGACGGTGGCCCGGACGTCGCTGGCGGGGCTCAGGCCGGGAACAGTGGTGAACCTGGAGTTGCCGACACCTGCGGGGACGCCGCTGGGCGGGCATGTCGTCCAAGGGCATGTGGATGCGACCGGGACGTTGCTGGGGCTTGAGCCGGTTTCGCCCGATGCCGATCCCTCAAAGACCGACTGGTGGTTGCGCGTGGCGGTTCCGGAGAGCGTGGCGCGCTATGTGGTCGAAAAGGGGTCGATTGCCATTGAGGGAATCAGCCTGACTGTGGCCAAATTCGACGGTTTAAGCGTCACTATTGCGGTCATTCCGCACACTTACGCGCATACCAATCTGCACACGCTCAAGGCTGGCGATCCGGTGAATCTGGAAGCGGATGTGATGATAAAGTTCTTCGAGCAGCGGCAGAAGTCTGCTCCTGAGTTCGAGTTGACGCTCGATTACTTGATTGCGAACGGGTATTGA
- a CDS encoding competence/damage-inducible protein A, with protein MKCEIIAIGSELLTPFRQDTNSLYLTERLNELGVVVAFKTIVGDRRKDLTNAIRTALGRVDIIITMGGLGPTEDDLTREAWADALGTELKRDADIVGQLYVRAAQRRWQLTENNLKQADMLDGAQMLENPHGTAPGQWVDTVFGAHRKLGMLLPGPPSEIKPMFDEQCIPRLREIVPQRFIATRTLKAAMIGESHADARIAPIYSQFTDVETTILAHLGDIQLTLISTKSTMEEAEARVNELASLIEEELDDLVYSSAKQSESLEQIVLYYLEMRGATLSVAESCTGGLIAERLTSIAGSSRSFLGGAVVYSNELKTEFAGVPEELIEEKGAVSREVATALAEGIRRRCRSTYGVGVTGIAGPGGGNEEKPVGLVYIAISDGVQTEVVQKNFSGDRERIRFYASQQALDMVRRQLM; from the coding sequence ATGAAATGTGAAATTATCGCCATCGGGTCTGAGCTACTGACGCCCTTTCGTCAGGACACGAACTCGCTCTACCTCACGGAGCGGTTGAATGAGTTGGGCGTCGTTGTTGCGTTCAAGACCATCGTTGGGGATCGCAGAAAAGACCTGACGAATGCGATTCGCACGGCACTTGGACGAGTGGACATCATTATTACAATGGGTGGTCTGGGACCGACGGAAGATGACCTGACGCGCGAAGCGTGGGCGGATGCCCTCGGTACCGAACTCAAACGCGATGCGGACATCGTGGGACAGCTTTATGTGCGCGCGGCACAACGCCGCTGGCAGCTGACAGAAAATAATCTGAAGCAGGCAGATATGCTGGATGGCGCGCAGATGCTTGAGAATCCGCATGGCACCGCGCCGGGACAGTGGGTCGATACGGTTTTCGGTGCGCATCGCAAGCTGGGAATGCTACTGCCTGGACCTCCGAGCGAAATTAAGCCGATGTTCGATGAACAGTGCATTCCGCGGCTGCGCGAGATCGTGCCGCAACGATTCATCGCTACGCGCACTCTGAAGGCGGCGATGATCGGCGAATCGCACGCCGATGCGCGCATTGCGCCGATCTATTCACAGTTCACGGATGTGGAGACGACGATCCTAGCGCATCTCGGTGATATTCAGCTGACACTGATCTCTACGAAGTCGACGATGGAAGAAGCCGAAGCGCGCGTGAACGAATTGGCAAGCCTGATCGAAGAAGAGTTGGATGATCTGGTTTATTCTTCGGCCAAACAGAGCGAATCGCTGGAGCAAATTGTTCTTTATTACCTGGAGATGCGCGGCGCGACGCTTTCGGTGGCGGAGAGCTGCACGGGGGGATTAATCGCGGAGCGGCTGACGAGCATCGCCGGCAGCTCTCGATCGTTTCTTGGCGGTGCCGTTGTCTACAGCAACGAATTGAAGACGGAGTTTGCCGGCGTTCCGGAGGAGTTGATCGAAGAGAAAGGCGCGGTGAGCCGGGAAGTCGCGACCGCGCTGGCAGAAGGCATTCGCCGCCGCTGCCGGAGCACCTATGGCGTCGGAGTGACTGGAATTGCCGGCCCTGGCGGTGGAAACGAAGAAAAGCCAGTGGGGCTGGTCTACATCGCGATCAGTGACGGAGTGCAGACCGAAGTTGTTCAGAAGAACTTCTCCGGCGATCGAGAGCGCATCCGCTTCTATGCAAGCCAGCAGGCGCTCGACATGGTGCGTCGCCAACTCATGTAG
- a CDS encoding PadR family transcriptional regulator, whose product MAKEIYKNRIELLQGTLDMLILQTLQWGPQHGYGISQAIRASSGEVLQVETGSLYPALHRLERQKWVESEWRVTESKQKAKYYRITAAGKEQLAENRDRWEQMVAAIGGVLGTDCG is encoded by the coding sequence ATGGCGAAGGAAATTTACAAGAACAGGATCGAGCTGTTGCAGGGGACGCTGGACATGCTGATTCTGCAGACGCTGCAGTGGGGGCCACAGCATGGGTACGGCATCAGCCAGGCGATTCGGGCGAGCTCGGGTGAGGTGCTGCAGGTGGAGACGGGGTCACTGTATCCGGCGCTGCATCGGCTGGAGCGGCAGAAGTGGGTCGAGTCGGAGTGGCGGGTTACGGAGAGCAAGCAGAAGGCGAAGTATTACCGGATTACGGCGGCGGGGAAGGAGCAGCTGGCGGAGAACCGTGATCGATGGGAGCAGATGGTGGCGGCGATTGGCGGAGTGCTGGGCACGGACTGCGGCTGA
- the ribD gene encoding bifunctional diaminohydroxyphosphoribosylaminopyrimidine deaminase/5-amino-6-(5-phosphoribosylamino)uracil reductase RibD, translating to MPNEAAFPADLQWMARALELAERSVGVSSPNPAVGCVLVQRDGSLVGEGYHEYDKLDHAEIVALKQAGEKARGATAYVTLEPCSHQGRTGPCADALIAAQVSRVVIAIGDPNPQVNGQGVAKLWAGGIFVTTDVLRDEARALNDGFAKYIQHRLPFVTLKAGVSLDGRIAPGHVPMGQTHYITSEASRAAAQRMRHASDAVITGVDTVIADDPLLTDRSGLPRRRPLLRVVLDSSLRLPVSSKLVKSAQGDLLIFHASPASDRVWGLEDAGVRLERLEAVDGHVSLPHVLKRLGEMQVLSAMLEAGSRLNSAALAQGIVDKLCLFYAPRFLGSDAVPLLADGGRIEPAMKRISWKAIGDDVCFEGYLHNPWN from the coding sequence TTGCCCAACGAAGCTGCTTTCCCTGCCGATCTGCAATGGATGGCTCGCGCGCTGGAACTCGCGGAGCGTTCAGTTGGGGTGTCGTCGCCGAATCCCGCGGTTGGCTGCGTTCTCGTGCAGCGCGATGGAAGCCTTGTCGGCGAGGGCTATCATGAGTACGACAAGCTCGATCATGCTGAGATTGTGGCGCTCAAACAGGCGGGAGAGAAGGCTCGCGGAGCAACGGCGTATGTGACGCTCGAGCCTTGTTCGCATCAGGGGCGGACTGGGCCTTGTGCTGATGCGCTGATCGCTGCCCAGGTGAGCCGGGTTGTGATTGCGATTGGCGATCCGAATCCTCAGGTGAATGGGCAGGGTGTTGCGAAGCTGTGGGCAGGCGGTATCTTTGTCACGACGGATGTTCTGCGGGATGAGGCGCGCGCTCTGAATGATGGGTTTGCGAAGTACATCCAACATCGTTTGCCTTTCGTGACGTTGAAGGCGGGTGTGTCGTTGGATGGTCGGATTGCTCCAGGTCATGTTCCGATGGGGCAGACGCATTACATTACGAGCGAAGCGTCGCGCGCGGCGGCGCAGCGGATGCGGCACGCTTCCGATGCGGTGATTACCGGCGTTGATACTGTGATTGCCGACGATCCGCTGCTGACGGATCGCAGCGGATTGCCACGGCGCAGGCCGTTGCTGCGGGTGGTGCTGGATTCCTCATTGCGATTGCCTGTCAGCTCGAAGCTGGTCAAGTCGGCGCAGGGCGACTTGCTGATCTTTCATGCATCGCCTGCTTCCGATCGTGTTTGGGGCCTCGAAGATGCTGGGGTTCGATTGGAGCGCCTCGAGGCGGTTGATGGTCATGTTTCGCTTCCGCACGTCTTGAAGCGGCTCGGCGAGATGCAGGTGCTGAGCGCGATGCTCGAGGCTGGTTCGCGCCTCAACAGCGCGGCTCTGGCGCAGGGGATCGTGGATAAGCTGTGTCTGTTCTATGCGCCTCGGTTTCTTGGCTCAGATGCTGTTCCGCTGCTGGCTGATGGCGGGCGAATCGAACCGGCGATGAAGCGCATCTCATGGAAGGCTATTGGCGATGATGTCTGCTTTGAAGGCTATCTTCATAACCCTTGGAATTAA
- the plsY gene encoding glycerol-3-phosphate 1-O-acyltransferase PlsY — MFVVTYLVIALVAYLLGSIPFGYVLVRLFRKEDIRETGSGNIGATNVIRSGAKGLGALTFLLDALKGYVAVMAAGWLLNLHVLQLVPLQDAMAVAAMAAITGHIFPVWLSFRGGKGVATAFGVFVAVAWLAAVAALVMFLIIFALTRYVSLASILGAASFPVFAFLTPHFPYSGLMIAVILIVPAIIIAKHHQNIHRLLRGTEYRFGKTKASEA; from the coding sequence ATGTTCGTTGTCACCTACTTAGTAATTGCGCTAGTAGCATATCTGCTGGGTTCGATCCCGTTCGGCTATGTGCTGGTGCGTCTTTTTCGCAAGGAAGATATTCGTGAGACTGGAAGCGGGAATATCGGAGCGACGAATGTCATTCGCTCGGGCGCGAAGGGGTTAGGCGCGCTTACATTTCTGCTTGATGCACTGAAGGGCTATGTTGCCGTGATGGCCGCGGGATGGTTGCTGAATCTGCATGTGCTGCAACTGGTTCCTTTGCAAGACGCTATGGCCGTTGCGGCTATGGCAGCTATCACAGGCCACATTTTTCCAGTGTGGCTCAGTTTTAGAGGCGGTAAGGGAGTGGCCACGGCATTTGGAGTATTTGTGGCCGTGGCATGGCTTGCTGCAGTTGCCGCGCTCGTGATGTTTCTGATTATCTTCGCGCTCACACGCTATGTTTCGCTAGCTTCGATTCTAGGAGCAGCTTCGTTTCCTGTCTTTGCCTTTCTCACGCCGCACTTCCCCTATTCAGGATTGATGATTGCGGTGATCTTGATTGTTCCGGCGATCATCATTGCCAAACACCACCAGAACATTCATCGTCTCCTGCGCGGCACGGAATATCGCTTCGGCAAGACTAAGGCAAGCGAGGCATGA
- a CDS encoding DUF4174 domain-containing protein gives MTKHLFPLAILLLAPAFTQAQARPDCVLKPTTLTQMRRCYRPLLVFSPSATDSRLIQQQSTLDEAADDMLDRFVLFVPVFAKSTGYQPPLDTPYALLSEKELTSIRSRFQIAENQFTVLLLGEDGAIKLRSPNTVTISRLNSLIDAMPDRKLEMQRPHAN, from the coding sequence ATGACGAAGCATCTCTTTCCTCTCGCCATACTTCTTCTCGCTCCTGCGTTCACACAAGCACAGGCCCGTCCAGACTGCGTACTTAAGCCAACCACCCTCACGCAGATGCGTCGATGTTATCGCCCGCTGCTCGTCTTCAGCCCCAGTGCAACCGACTCGCGCCTCATCCAGCAGCAGTCCACGCTCGACGAAGCAGCCGACGATATGCTGGATCGCTTCGTACTCTTCGTCCCGGTCTTTGCGAAATCCACAGGCTACCAGCCGCCGCTCGATACCCCCTACGCGCTCCTCAGCGAAAAAGAACTCACATCCATCCGCAGCCGTTTCCAGATCGCAGAAAATCAATTTACAGTCTTGCTCCTGGGCGAAGACGGCGCGATCAAACTGCGCAGTCCAAACACTGTAACCATTAGCCGCCTCAATAGTCTTATAGATGCCATGCCCGATCGAAAGCTTGAAATGCAACGTCCGCACGCCAATTAG